A single Mustelus asterias chromosome 4, sMusAst1.hap1.1, whole genome shotgun sequence DNA region contains:
- the LOC144492310 gene encoding tyrosine-protein phosphatase non-receptor type substrate 1-like isoform X1, whose translation MLNNKLVLCFTIVGIIHGAGTSIRVIQLPESLTKIQGTTVTFHCSVPYPPDDSNVTFNWLKEGESQYLSTAADHRKVFGSKTTFSGFLRITNVSFQDAGVYYCSVQQRGYITGNTIGSNLTVWAPPSQVQILPSDPRSDSSVSLVCQATAFYPEIIALEWYKGDIEISTGVSVLKQQNSDGLYEARSFWEESQPAPIGSVYSCLVSHVTLETPLVVTHVITYSNADSQFSRLLLISGCIGYGLICLLFSFLIWKRRQLKDL comes from the exons ATGTTGAATAATAAGTTGGTCCTGTGTTTCACTATCGTGGGGATAATTCATGGAG CAGGTACTTCAATTCGAGTAATTCAACTTCCTGAAAGTCTGACAAAAATCCAAGGCACAACTGTCACTTTTCATTGTTCTGTACCGTACCCTCCAGACGACTCGAATGTGACCTTCAACTGGTTGAAAGAAGGCGAAAGTCAATATCTGAGTACAGCCGCCGATCACCGAAAGGTTTTCGGCTCCAAAACCACATTCAGTGGCTTTCTTCGCATCACCAATGTAAGCTTTCAGGATGCTGGAGTATATTACTGCTCGGTGCAACAACGTGGCTACATAACTGGAAACACGATTGGATCTAATTTAACTGTATGGG CACCTCCAAGCCAAGTGCAAATTCTCCCCAGTGATCCTCGAAGCGATTCATCCGTATCCCTTGTGTGTCAGGCGACCGCATTTTACCCTGAAATTATTGCACTCGAATGGTATAAAGGTGATATCGAAATTTCAACTGGGGTGTCTGTCTTAAAACAGCAAAACTCAGACGGATTGTACGAAGCTCGCAGCTTTTGGGAAGAGTCGCAGCCTGCTCCGATTGGAAGTGTTTACAGCTGTCTGGTCTCTCATGTTACATTGGAAACTCCATTAGTTGTTACGCATGTCATTACATATTCTAACGCAG ACAGTCAATTCTCCCGTCTTCTGCTGATTTCTGGATGTATTGGATATGGTCTGATATGCCTACTCTTCAGTTTCTTAATTTGGAAGCGACGCCAATTAAAGGATTTGTAG
- the LOC144492310 gene encoding tyrosine-protein phosphatase non-receptor type substrate 1-like isoform X2 → MLNNKLVLCFTIVGIIHGGTSIRVIQLPESLTKIQGTTVTFHCSVPYPPDDSNVTFNWLKEGESQYLSTAADHRKVFGSKTTFSGFLRITNVSFQDAGVYYCSVQQRGYITGNTIGSNLTVWAPPSQVQILPSDPRSDSSVSLVCQATAFYPEIIALEWYKGDIEISTGVSVLKQQNSDGLYEARSFWEESQPAPIGSVYSCLVSHVTLETPLVVTHVITYSNADSQFSRLLLISGCIGYGLICLLFSFLIWKRRQLKDL, encoded by the exons ATGTTGAATAATAAGTTGGTCCTGTGTTTCACTATCGTGGGGATAATTCATGGAG GTACTTCAATTCGAGTAATTCAACTTCCTGAAAGTCTGACAAAAATCCAAGGCACAACTGTCACTTTTCATTGTTCTGTACCGTACCCTCCAGACGACTCGAATGTGACCTTCAACTGGTTGAAAGAAGGCGAAAGTCAATATCTGAGTACAGCCGCCGATCACCGAAAGGTTTTCGGCTCCAAAACCACATTCAGTGGCTTTCTTCGCATCACCAATGTAAGCTTTCAGGATGCTGGAGTATATTACTGCTCGGTGCAACAACGTGGCTACATAACTGGAAACACGATTGGATCTAATTTAACTGTATGGG CACCTCCAAGCCAAGTGCAAATTCTCCCCAGTGATCCTCGAAGCGATTCATCCGTATCCCTTGTGTGTCAGGCGACCGCATTTTACCCTGAAATTATTGCACTCGAATGGTATAAAGGTGATATCGAAATTTCAACTGGGGTGTCTGTCTTAAAACAGCAAAACTCAGACGGATTGTACGAAGCTCGCAGCTTTTGGGAAGAGTCGCAGCCTGCTCCGATTGGAAGTGTTTACAGCTGTCTGGTCTCTCATGTTACATTGGAAACTCCATTAGTTGTTACGCATGTCATTACATATTCTAACGCAG ACAGTCAATTCTCCCGTCTTCTGCTGATTTCTGGATGTATTGGATATGGTCTGATATGCCTACTCTTCAGTTTCTTAATTTGGAAGCGACGCCAATTAAAGGATTTGTAG